One genomic window of Elaeis guineensis isolate ETL-2024a chromosome 2, EG11, whole genome shotgun sequence includes the following:
- the LOC105038276 gene encoding uncharacterized protein, with protein MAAAEARAAWQRAANRCLVQEDAKRAPKLACCPSSSALQNDSSNGNATNAPDNSGSNFVPLNWNPMNSNLPPDTKWWLQLQPNFGYQKEYMCEQLNFVEDELDEKGLESTVPTSNLTEEPLPGESMDIDLKKSECFLESPWMVSTAFMKHNSESRVEGMKTIASFPQQPLKRKVDMGDYLCQDEELLDWKAVDRLISKKQEKFSSDLDSPWAGGNKCEPWWRISDKDELASLVAQKSQQHIENCDLPRPTQMMHVSGDPFACLGNLDSNRIFSSSIGQNLHAGTCSPFGYAQNSSTSGSVVDKNWSSGGGCLVHDTEKLYSGKRGYCTSKEDSPDGKNIQEGDPSRAQLLEALCHSQTRARKAEMAAQEAYNEKDHIIKLLFRQASQLFAYKQWMHMLQLESLCLQLKIKDHQISTLFPVLPWMPLKGAPSSKDRNTTSRKGRKQKKCNICKYAVVFAFGLGLAGAGLLLGWTLGWLLCTP; from the exons ATGGCAGCTGCAGAAGCAAGGGCTGCTTGGCAGCGTGCTGCGAACCGTTGCCTAGTCCAGGAAGATGCAAAGAGAGCTCCAAAGTTAGCTTGCTGCCCGTCATCATCAGCACTGCAGAATGATTCAAGCAATGGCAATGCGACAAACGCACCAGATAATTCTGGCTCCAACTTTGTGCCTTTAAACTGGAACCCCATGAATTCTAATCTCCCACCAGACACAAAATGGTGGCTCCAGCTGCAACCGAACTTTGGTTACCAAAAGGAGTATATGTGTGAACAACTGAATTTCGTAGAAGATGAACTTGATGAGAAGGGATTAGAAAGTACAGTCCCAACATCTAATCTTACTGAAGAGCCATTGCCTGGTGAATCAATGGACATTGATCTTAAAAAGAGTGAATGCTTTCTCGAGTCTCCATGGATGGTATCTACGGCTTTTATGAAGCACAATTCTGAATCCAGAGTAGAAGGGATGAAGACAATAGCCAGTTTTCCACAACAACCACTAAAGCGTAAAGTAGATATGGGTGATTATCTTTGCCAGGATGAGGAGCTGCTGGATTGGAAGGCAGTTGACCGGTTAATTTCAAAGAAACAAGAGAAGTTTTCTTCAGACCTTGATTCACCATGGGCAGGAGGTAACAAGTGTGAGCCCTGGTGGCGAATATCTGACAAAGATGAGTTGGCTTCATTGGTTGCCCAAAAATCACAGCAGCATATCGAGAACTGTGATCTTCCCAGACCCACCCAGATGATGCATGTTAGTGGGGATCCATTTGCTTGTCTTGGAAATTTAGACAGTAATAGGATATTTTCCTCGAGCATAGGTCAAAACTTGCATGCTGGCACATGCAGCCCCTTTGGTTATGCACAAAATAGTTCTACTTCTGGCAGTGTGGTTGATAAGAATTGGTCTTCTGGTGGAGGCTGTTTGGTACATGATACTGAGAAACTGTACAG TGGCAAGCGAGGTTATTGTACAAGTAAAGAAGATTCACCAGATGGCAAAAACATACAAGAAGGTGACCCAAGCAGAGCTCAGTTGTTGGAAGCACTCTGCCATTCCCAAACCCGAGCTAGGAAAGCTGAAATGGCAGCCCAAGAGGCTTATAATGAGAAGGACCACATCATCAAGCTactcttcagacaagcttctcagCTGTTTGCATACAAGCAGTGGATGCACATGTTACAGCTAGAGAGCCTGTGTCTCCAGCTCAAGATCAAAGATCACCAGATCTCAACTCTCTTCCCTGTCCTGCCATGGATGCCATTGAAGGGGGCACCTTCAAGCAAAGATAGGAACACAACAAGTAGGAAAGGGAGGAAGCAGAAGAAGTGTAATATCTGCAAGTACGCGGTCGTCTTTGCTTTTGGATTGGGTTTGGCTGGTGCAGGACTGCTCTTGGGATGGACCTTGGGCTGGTTACTGTGTACTCCCTAG